From a single Nitrogeniibacter mangrovi genomic region:
- the pgi gene encoding glucose-6-phosphate isomerase, whose translation MPPPTRHGAWHRLQAHADAVRSHRMRDLFDADPERAQRMQCRVGSIRLDYSKNRIDDDGLDALFTLAEAMNLRGAIDAMFAGEPINATEQRPALHVALRMPRDAVLEVGGRNVVADVHTELDKLRRFATAVREGTWKGRTGREVTDVVNIGIGGSDLGPRLVCDALRPLSHPRLRTHFVANVDGARITGLLRTLDPDTTLFIVASKSFGTQETLTNATTARQWFLDQGASEADIAKHFVAVSTNTDKVTAFGIDPANMFGFWDWVGGRYSLWSAIGLPIMLAVGPDAFDQLLAGAHAMDEHFRTAPWQENLPVMLGLIGVWYINGLRAGTHLVAPYDHGLRQLPAYLQQLDMESNGKSVTRTGAPVETKTGAVVWGYSGINGQHAFYQLLHQGTRLIPADFIVSLHNPNSPPHHHRIVLANCIAQAQALMQGRTTEQARAEMRAAGLDEARIRELAPHRTFDGNHPTNTLLLDALTPHSLGALLAMYEHKVFTQGVLWQVNSFDQWGVELGKDLARRVETAFDEGGYPDDADTSTRALIDLARDALDAS comes from the coding sequence ATGCCCCCGCCTACCCGTCACGGTGCCTGGCACCGTCTCCAAGCCCACGCCGATGCCGTGCGCAGCCACCGGATGCGCGATCTGTTCGACGCCGACCCGGAGCGCGCGCAGCGCATGCAGTGCCGGGTCGGATCGATCCGGCTCGACTACAGCAAGAACCGCATCGACGACGACGGTCTGGACGCCCTGTTCACCCTCGCCGAGGCGATGAACCTGCGCGGCGCCATCGACGCCATGTTCGCCGGCGAGCCGATCAATGCCACCGAGCAGCGCCCGGCCCTGCATGTGGCCCTGCGCATGCCGCGCGACGCGGTGCTCGAGGTGGGCGGGCGCAACGTGGTGGCCGACGTTCACACCGAGCTGGACAAGCTGCGACGCTTCGCCACCGCCGTGCGCGAAGGCACCTGGAAGGGGCGGACCGGGCGCGAGGTCACCGACGTGGTCAACATCGGCATCGGCGGCTCCGATCTGGGCCCGCGGCTGGTGTGCGACGCGCTGCGACCGCTCTCCCACCCCCGCCTGCGCACCCATTTCGTCGCCAATGTGGACGGCGCGCGCATCACCGGGCTGCTGCGTACCCTCGATCCGGACACGACCCTGTTCATCGTCGCCTCCAAGTCCTTCGGTACCCAGGAGACGCTCACCAACGCCACCACCGCGCGCCAGTGGTTCCTCGACCAGGGCGCCTCCGAAGCGGACATCGCCAAGCACTTCGTGGCGGTGTCCACCAACACCGACAAGGTCACCGCCTTCGGCATCGATCCGGCCAACATGTTCGGCTTCTGGGACTGGGTCGGCGGTCGCTACTCGCTGTGGTCGGCCATCGGACTGCCGATCATGCTCGCCGTCGGCCCCGATGCCTTCGACCAGCTGCTCGCTGGCGCCCACGCCATGGACGAGCATTTCCGCACCGCCCCCTGGCAAGAGAATCTGCCGGTCATGCTCGGGCTCATCGGCGTGTGGTACATCAACGGGCTGCGCGCCGGCACCCACCTGGTCGCGCCCTACGATCACGGCCTGCGCCAGCTGCCGGCCTACCTGCAACAGCTGGACATGGAGAGCAACGGCAAGTCGGTCACCCGCACCGGCGCGCCGGTGGAGACCAAGACCGGGGCGGTGGTGTGGGGCTACAGCGGCATCAACGGCCAGCACGCCTTCTACCAGCTGCTGCATCAGGGCACCCGGCTGATTCCGGCCGACTTCATCGTCAGCCTGCACAACCCCAACAGCCCGCCCCACCATCACCGCATCGTGCTCGCCAACTGCATCGCCCAGGCGCAGGCGCTGATGCAGGGGCGCACCACCGAACAGGCCCGCGCCGAAATGCGCGCCGCCGGCCTCGACGAGGCGCGCATCCGCGAACTGGCGCCGCACCGGACCTTCGACGGCAACCACCCCACCAACACCCTCCTGCTCGATGCGCTCACCCCGCACAGCCTCGGTGCGCTGCTGGCCATGTACGAGCACAAGGTGTTTACCCAGGGCGTGCTGTGGCAGGTCAACAGCTTCGACCAGTGGGGCGTCGAGCTGGGCAAGGACCTGGCCCGGCGCGTCGAGACGGCCTTCGACGAGGGCGGCTACCCGGACGATGCGGACACCTCCACCCGGGCGCTGATCGATCTGGCCCGCGACGCGCTCGACGCGTCTTAG
- a CDS encoding YceH family protein has translation MSEDTSEGYDLSAEEARVLGVLIEKSYTTPDQYPLSLNGLTTGCNQLTGRDPVMSLEEAEVADAVASLLERGLVGRREGARVVKYEHLVRLRHSLPPAEQAVLALLMLRGPQTAGELRTRSERMYRFDDVAAVHAVLDHLEEKYPPMVMPLPRAPGTKETRYVHLMCGPVDVDTVVASVGSSGAGGSGLGARVEALEAEVAALRAELNALKTSLGED, from the coding sequence ATGAGCGAAGACACCAGCGAAGGTTACGATCTGTCCGCCGAAGAGGCCCGCGTGCTCGGCGTGCTGATCGAAAAGAGCTACACCACCCCCGACCAGTACCCCCTGAGCCTCAACGGCCTGACCACCGGCTGCAACCAGCTCACCGGACGCGATCCGGTCATGAGCCTGGAGGAAGCCGAGGTGGCCGATGCGGTGGCCTCGCTGCTCGAACGCGGCCTCGTCGGGCGGCGCGAGGGCGCCCGGGTCGTCAAGTACGAACATCTGGTGCGCCTGCGCCATTCCCTGCCGCCGGCCGAGCAGGCTGTGCTCGCGCTGCTGATGCTGCGCGGCCCACAAACCGCCGGCGAATTGCGCACCCGCAGCGAACGCATGTACCGCTTCGACGACGTGGCCGCCGTCCATGCCGTGCTCGACCACCTGGAAGAGAAGTATCCACCCATGGTCATGCCGCTGCCGCGCGCACCGGGCACCAAGGAGACCCGCTACGTGCACCTGATGTGCGGCCCGGTGGACGTGGACACGGTGGTCGCCTCGGTGGGCAGCAGCGGCGCAGGCGGCTCGGGCCTGGGCGCCCGCGTCGAGGCCCTGGAGGCCGAGGTGGCGGCGCTGCGCGCGGAGCTCAACGCCCTCAAGACCAGCCTGGGTGAAGACTGA